Proteins encoded within one genomic window of Arachis ipaensis cultivar K30076 chromosome B08, Araip1.1, whole genome shotgun sequence:
- the LOC107613853 gene encoding uncharacterized protein LOC107613853 isoform X1 → MEKLEAKLGMIVDSIGNFFSGKDQLPLCDPALNASGLDKFLKSIGKNPSYVDLELTEQKLTRREGRSFSCLRKLADKIAVSGYYVVVPDFFYGEPYDPQNTNKPLGEWLKDHGTVNDTIGTLARGRFYNQDVIAAVILGTGTNAAYVERANAIPKWHGPLPKSGDRVLGKKKEQKRMGEENMLLSLRKYLRSFLHMIDSS, encoded by the exons ATGGAAAAACTTGAAGCGAAGCTCGGAATGATAGTTGACTCCATTGGTAACTTTTTCTCTGGCAAAGACCAGCTTCCCTTGTGTGACCCTG CTCTAAATGCAAGTGGTCTTGACAAATTTCTTAAATCAATAGGAAAAAATCCCTCATATGTTGATTTGGAG TTGACTGAACAAAAATTGACAAGAAGGGAAGGTAGAAGCTTTTCTTGTTTGAG GAAGCTTGCAGACAAGATTGCAGTTTCTGGTTACTATGTGGTTGTTCCGGACTTCTTTTATGGTGAACCCTATGATCCTCAGAATACTAATAAACCTTTAGGAGAGTGGCTAAAAGATCATGGAACG GTTAATGATACCATTGGAACACTAGCTAGAGGCAGATTCTACAATCAGGATGTCATTGCTGCTGTGATCCTTGGTACAGGGACAAATGCAGCATATGTTGAACGTGCAAATGCTATTCCAAAATGGCATGGCCCTCTCCCAAAATCAGGAGACAGG GTTTTAGGGAAGAAGAAAGAGCAAAAAAGAATGGGTGAGGAGAATATGCTGCTATCTCTCAG GAAGTATCTGAGATCCTTCCTCCATATGATCGACTCATCTTAA
- the LOC107613853 gene encoding uncharacterized protein LOC107613853 isoform X2, with amino-acid sequence MEKLEAKLGMIVDSIGNFFSGKDQLPLCDPALNASGLDKFLKSIGKNPSYVDLELTEQKLTRREGRSFSCLRKLADKIAVSGYYVVVPDFFYGEPYDPQNTNKPLGEWLKDHGTVNDTIGTLARGRFYNQDVIAAVILGTGTNAAYVERANAIPKWHGPLPKSGDRGRRKSKKEWVRRICCYLSGSI; translated from the exons ATGGAAAAACTTGAAGCGAAGCTCGGAATGATAGTTGACTCCATTGGTAACTTTTTCTCTGGCAAAGACCAGCTTCCCTTGTGTGACCCTG CTCTAAATGCAAGTGGTCTTGACAAATTTCTTAAATCAATAGGAAAAAATCCCTCATATGTTGATTTGGAG TTGACTGAACAAAAATTGACAAGAAGGGAAGGTAGAAGCTTTTCTTGTTTGAG GAAGCTTGCAGACAAGATTGCAGTTTCTGGTTACTATGTGGTTGTTCCGGACTTCTTTTATGGTGAACCCTATGATCCTCAGAATACTAATAAACCTTTAGGAGAGTGGCTAAAAGATCATGGAACG GTTAATGATACCATTGGAACACTAGCTAGAGGCAGATTCTACAATCAGGATGTCATTGCTGCTGTGATCCTTGGTACAGGGACAAATGCAGCATATGTTGAACGTGCAAATGCTATTCCAAAATGGCATGGCCCTCTCCCAAAATCAGGAGACAGG GGAAGAAGAAAGAGCAAAAAAGAATGGGTGAGGAGAATATGCTGCTATCTCTCAG GAAGTATCTGA